The DNA region TCTCAGGATCGGGGATGAGGACCCTTCTAAGCAATTCCACAGCTTCTCCCAAGTATTGCTTTATCTTACCTCCTCTGTGGGCCGCCACAGTCTCCGATATCTGGTAGCCGACTGTGTACAGCGGGTCAAGAGCAGAAGAGGGGTCTTGAAAGACGTAGGCTATCTCCGACCCCCTTATTTTCCTCAGCTCCTCATCTGGTAGCTTAAGAAGATCTAGCTCCTCTCCGTCTCTCCTATAAATAACTGATCCTGATACTATTTTTCCTGGCGGCGACACGAGTCTCGTTATCGCCCTAGTAGTCACGCTCTTGCCGCTACCAGTCTCACCAACGATGGCCAAAGTCTCCCCTTTGTACAGGTCAAAGGACACGTTCTCCACGGCTCTCACCACGCCGGCGTAGGTGTAGAAGTATACTGTCAGATTCCTAACTTCGAGGATTTTCATACCCTAAACTCGATCCTCCTCCTGAACTTGGGGTCGAAGACATCTCTCAAGGCGTCGCCCAGCAGATTCCAGCCTAGGGCTGTGAGAAATATTGCAACGCCGGGGAAGAACACCAGCCACCACGCCGTGGGGAAGCGGCTTCCTCCCATGTTTATAAGAGAGCCCCAGTCAACAATAGGCGGCTGGGCGCCGAGGCCCAAGAAGCTCAGTCCCGCGGCCAGCAGGTTCACGGTAGCGAAGTCGAAAGTAACCAGCACTACTATTGGGGACATTACGTTGGGGAGTATGTGCCGGGTCATTATCCTCCACGAGGAGTACCCCAAAGCCTTAGCCGCCTCCACGTACGTCTTCTCCCTCTCTACCAAGACCATTCCTCTCACCACTCTTGCATAGGTGGGCCACCATACAATGATCAGCGCTAAGAAGATCGATATCAGCGGCGCAAGGTGAATAGAGTCCTCTTGGCTTACGCCGAACACCGCCGCCATGAACGACGCGAAGGTTGGCTCGCTTATTAGAAACTCCCTTATCCTTCCTGGCAGAGTTGCAGCAAGAGCGAGGGCCAGCACCAGCGCGGGGAATGCCAAGAAGATATCTGTAATTCTCATCACAGCTTCGTCCACCTTCCCTCCGTAGTATCCCGCCACTAGGCCAAGCAGTATTCCCAGCGGGACACCCAGCGCGATGGTAATAACCGATATCACAAGCGACACCCGGGCGCCATATAACATGAGGCTCAGCACGTCGCGCCCATATATGTCGGTGCCGAGAGGCATGCCGTAGGCGCCGGGAGGCGCGAGGTACAGCTCAGGTCTCTCAAGGTACAGAAATTGGTTGTAGCTGTACGGCGCTAGAAACGGCCCCACCACCCCCACAATTACAAACCCAAGCGATAAGACAAGCCCTATTATCCCAGTTGGCGACCTATTAAGAGCGTAGAGCGTGAGGCGCCACTCCTCCACCCTAGACCTGTTTTTAACATACCAGTCTTTCCTAAATAGAGAGATCGCCTTAACGATGAGCCAGATGAGAAAATCGGCTAATCTATCTAGCACCATATCAGTACCTCACCCTTGGGTCTATAAATGCGTAGAATAGATCGACTACGAAATTAGTAACTACGTAGATAATGGCGAAGACAAAAGTTGTGCCGATAATAGCGGGGAAGTCCAGGTAGTAGATAGACTGCACTGCGTAGGCCCCCAGGCCGGGTAGCCCAAAAATAGTCTCTGTAATAGGGGCGCCGCTGAGAGACGCGCCGAATTCGAGGCCAATTATTGTGACGATGGGCACAAGCGAGTTTTTGAAAACATGCCTCCTCACCCAGTCTGGGGACAACCCCTTTGCATGTAGATACTCTACAAAATCCGCGCCTAGCGCCTCTACTGTGGAGTTTCTCACAAACCTAGCTATTATCCCAGCCCCGGAGAAGCCGAGTACGAATCCCGGCAACCAATACCGACCGACGATTTGGGAAAGAGAGTCGAAATCCAGCGTTATCAAGGCGTCTATGAGCGGGATTCCAGTTATCGAGACTTTTGCCGTGGGGACGCCGGCTAGGGTAATGGCCTTAAATTGGACAAAGAACACGAGAATTAGGAGATAGCCGAGAAGAAACGCCGGCATAGAGACGCCGATTAGCGCTAGTATTCTGACCGCGGTGTCTATCTTGGTATCCCTCTTATAGGCGGCAAGAAGCCCCAACGGCAAGCCAATCGCTACTGAGAAAAATATCGAAAAAAGCGCCAGTTGTAGCGTTACAGAAAACCTAGCCGCAATATCTGCAAATACGGTGTTGCCGGTTCGTGGGCTTATTAAAGACCCCTCGAAAAGCCTTACGAGGAAGTAGTAAAACTGTTCGTACCACGGCTTATCGAAGTGGTAGTACTGCTTAAGCCGCTCAATTACCTCAGGCTTTGCCTTCTCGCCGCCAGCCCAAGCCCTAGCGGGATCTGCAGGTATGGCGTAAGCTATGAGATAGGTGATAAAAACAACGCCGAAAATTGTCGGGAGGAAGGTCAAAAAACGCCTAAGTAGAAACCTCCTGAAAGAGGACATGAGAAAAAACTAGGGTTTAAATCCGTACAGCTGTTGCCAAAGCGTGGCGTTCCAGTAGTACGGGTTGTAGCGGAGCACAATATACGAGTCCTGCTGATAGTCGGCCACGTAGTAGGGGCCAGTGGATATGGGCTTTTCGTGCAACAGCCTATATGTTGCGTCGTCCTCGCCTGGGATCACGTACTTAGCCCACGCAGACGGGTTCTTCCCATTGTTAGAGTCGGCCAGCGCTTGCTCGTACTTGTCGCCCAGGGCGTACTGCATTGGCACAATCATAGTGAAGGGCGCGGCGAGGATGGGCAGAATTGCCGGGTATGGCTGAGTTAACTTTAGCTTAACCACGCCGGCCGTTGGCCCGGAGTATCCAAACACCTTCATCAACTCGTCCCAGCTCTTCACAGTGTACGACTTGCCCGCGTATTCGGTCACTAGGCCGTTTGACAGCACATTCTTAAACTCGTCTTCGCTTAGAACAGAGCTGGCGTTCACGTCGAAATACGTCGTTATCATCCAGCTGGGGTCAAGCGAAAGTCTGGCAATTCTCCACAAAGTGAAGAGAGCATCTACGGCGGTGATGTCGTATACCTTGTTGTTCCACGGGTCGTAGGCCTTCATGCCCCCTCTAATTACGAAGTACCAAGTAGTGCCGTCCTCGTCATGTGTCCAAGCCACTGCGCCTGCCGGCACGACGTATTCGGTGTTCTCCCTCCAGAACACCACTAGAGTAGTCCCAATCTGCGTGAAGATCTCCCAGCCAAAAGACTCGTAGCTGGCGGCTGGGTCAAAGCTCTGCTGCCAGCCAATAGTTGCTATGGTCAAGGTGTCTGGGCCGGTCTTGTAGTCCTTAATACCAAGCGGCGCCACCGGCGCGTCGGGCGCCTTCCAGAGCAAGTCGTATCTCTCCAGCTCCAGCGGCGTGTAGTATCGCCCACCGACCCAGCTCCACTGGTGCATGAAGAACTTTCCTTGACCTAGCCAAATAATGGCAGGGTCTCTGTTACTTGCAATGTTTATGGCCTTGTACAACGCCTCTCTGAGCGCCGGATCGAAATAAGTCCTCGCGGCCACTATTAGCGCGTCGTAGTCGTAGTTACGGTAGAAAGCCGGGTTTATGTCGACGAAACCCGTGCTCTCAGCGACAGGCTTAGTGGCGGCCATGTCGACAACATACTGGACAACGTAGATCTTCTTCCCCTGAGGCACTGTCACCGAGGCTCCACTACCCTTAGGCCCAACCACCACAACTGCGTCTCCTACGTCGAAAACCGTGCCCTTTGACAAGATAGAGCTTATTTCGGAGGCTGTGTTGGCGGTTTTGACGTTCAGCTCGCTGAACTTAGTTCCGCCGTAGAATAGTGGAGATGCATAGTCGTCTGGGTCAAGGTAGTCGGGGAGCCACCCGATGATATATACATCGAAGTCCCCTTTTTCCGTCTTGCTTAGTAGAGTTGGCCAGTTGAGAGGCTCCACGGTTACCTTGAAGCCGAGCTGGCCCCACGCATTGGCAAGGACAGCGGCGGTCTGGGCTCTTTGGTCGTTGCCTAAGTTGTAGTCAATAACAATAGTATACTGTCCTGGATCAATGCCGCTTTGCTTGATTAGCTCCCTAGCTTTTGTCAGGTTGTAGGTGTACTTAACTATTCCATATTCGGTATAGCCAGGTAGCCCCTTCGGGATTACGCCGTATAGCCGGGCATACCTATTGGCATATATCTTGTTGAGGATTATATCATAGGGCACGGCGTATGCCAACGCCTGGCGCACCAAGCTGTTGTTGAACGGGGCCTTGTAGGCGTTTAGCACGATGTACTCGATCGTCAGCGTGAGAAGGTTGGGATCCTCTATAAGCTGTATCTGGTAGGTCCCAAGCTTTGTACCAACGACCTCGTTAAGCCTGTCAAGGGGTATCGCTGCCAAGTCTGCCGTTCCAGTCTTGTACAACTGTATTCTCGCAGTTGCGTCGTTGTTGATAATATAGACTATATTCTTTATAAATGACTTCTTAATAGCCGGCGGAGCTGTAGGCGAAGGGGTTGAGGTCGGGGTAGTGGGCGTAGGGCCAGGGCTGGGGGTGGTCTGCGTAGTTTGAGTTGGAGAAGGTGTAGATGTTGTAGTACTGGGGGGTGGGGGAGCGGGCTGTTGGAAGGCAAAATATATTGCAATAGCCGCCAACAGAACTAGCACAATAACAAGTGCGACTACCGAGCTTGTAGAAAGCCCTTTCTGTTTCGACATGCACCTTAGTTATATTACTCCTATAAAAAAATTCTGTCTAAGATTTGTAAGCACATGGTAAAAGCCGTATGGCTCGGCTTTTTAAACGCGGCTCCCAATACAGCCCGGCGCCGATTAGGGTAAAAGGTTTATATACAGGTCTTATGTGCCTTCTATGAGCCTGGGACCAGAGGGGAAAGTGGGGCGAGCAGCCTCTACCCATTAATAACGCACGTTGAGGCGAACAGCGTTAATACTTCTCTAAATCCCCCAGGATTGTTAAACAAGGCGATGGTGGCAGGTGGGAAGCCATGACTTTGAGGACATGTATAGTCGGGGCGTCGGGCTTTGTTGGCGGTGAGCTATTGCGCATTCTTCTCCAGCACAGCGGGGTCGAGGTGGTGTGCGCCACGTCTAGGAAGTTTAAGGGGGAGTACATCTACAGGGTGCACCCCCACTTGAGGGGGTTTACCCAGCTTAAGTTCGTGGAGCCCACTATCGACGCTGCGCTTAAGGCAGACGTGGTCTTCCTCGCTCTGCCCCACGGGGAGTCTGTGAAGTGGGTGCCCAAGCTCTACGAGTCCGGAGTCGCCGTGTTTGACCTTAGCGCCGATTTTAGGCTAAAGGACCCCAACGCCTACGTGGAGTGGTACAAGTGGCCGCAGCCCCATCCCTACCCCGACTTGTTGCAGAAGGCGGTGTACGGCCAGCCTGAGCTCCACAGGAATGAGCTGGTCGGCG from Pyrobaculum arsenaticum DSM 13514 includes:
- a CDS encoding ABC transporter permease codes for the protein MSSFRRFLLRRFLTFLPTIFGVVFITYLIAYAIPADPARAWAGGEKAKPEVIERLKQYYHFDKPWYEQFYYFLVRLFEGSLISPRTGNTVFADIAARFSVTLQLALFSIFFSVAIGLPLGLLAAYKRDTKIDTAVRILALIGVSMPAFLLGYLLILVFFVQFKAITLAGVPTAKVSITGIPLIDALITLDFDSLSQIVGRYWLPGFVLGFSGAGIIARFVRNSTVEALGADFVEYLHAKGLSPDWVRRHVFKNSLVPIVTIIGLEFGASLSGAPITETIFGLPGLGAYAVQSIYYLDFPAIIGTTFVFAIIYVVTNFVVDLFYAFIDPRVRY
- a CDS encoding ABC transporter permease — translated: MVLDRLADFLIWLIVKAISLFRKDWYVKNRSRVEEWRLTLYALNRSPTGIIGLVLSLGFVIVGVVGPFLAPYSYNQFLYLERPELYLAPPGAYGMPLGTDIYGRDVLSLMLYGARVSLVISVITIALGVPLGILLGLVAGYYGGKVDEAVMRITDIFLAFPALVLALALAATLPGRIREFLISEPTFASFMAAVFGVSQEDSIHLAPLISIFLALIIVWWPTYARVVRGMVLVEREKTYVEAAKALGYSSWRIMTRHILPNVMSPIVVLVTFDFATVNLLAAGLSFLGLGAQPPIVDWGSLINMGGSRFPTAWWLVFFPGVAIFLTALGWNLLGDALRDVFDPKFRRRIEFRV
- a CDS encoding ABC transporter substrate-binding protein; the encoded protein is MSKQKGLSTSSVVALVIVLVLLAAIAIYFAFQQPAPPPPSTTTSTPSPTQTTQTTPSPGPTPTTPTSTPSPTAPPAIKKSFIKNIVYIINNDATARIQLYKTGTADLAAIPLDRLNEVVGTKLGTYQIQLIEDPNLLTLTIEYIVLNAYKAPFNNSLVRQALAYAVPYDIILNKIYANRYARLYGVIPKGLPGYTEYGIVKYTYNLTKARELIKQSGIDPGQYTIVIDYNLGNDQRAQTAAVLANAWGQLGFKVTVEPLNWPTLLSKTEKGDFDVYIIGWLPDYLDPDDYASPLFYGGTKFSELNVKTANTASEISSILSKGTVFDVGDAVVVVGPKGSGASVTVPQGKKIYVVQYVVDMAATKPVAESTGFVDINPAFYRNYDYDALIVAARTYFDPALREALYKAINIASNRDPAIIWLGQGKFFMHQWSWVGGRYYTPLELERYDLLWKAPDAPVAPLGIKDYKTGPDTLTIATIGWQQSFDPAASYESFGWEIFTQIGTTLVVFWRENTEYVVPAGAVAWTHDEDGTTWYFVIRGGMKAYDPWNNKVYDITAVDALFTLWRIARLSLDPSWMITTYFDVNASSVLSEDEFKNVLSNGLVTEYAGKSYTVKSWDELMKVFGYSGPTAGVVKLKLTQPYPAILPILAAPFTMIVPMQYALGDKYEQALADSNNGKNPSAWAKYVIPGEDDATYRLLHEKPISTGPYYVADYQQDSYIVLRYNPYYWNATLWQQLYGFKP